The following proteins are co-located in the Deinococcus metallilatus genome:
- a CDS encoding ArsR family transcriptional regulator gives MSNMSSADPLGRPLEVRSAPITRLFSNLRNVQLLMPFMRPGGETVTGLAQKHHLTLNAAYRKVKQFEALGLVRVVAEEARPGRAVKQYVCVTRSFFIPAGQMSLAETLSESFGRYQAAMNTAFVRHAQLPPNPVGGLLLVVEEGELWLLPATPGGERWRPDVPGTAAIHHASGSLMLDYADARQLQRELVDLFDRYRDRQGTHCYLMHLFLTPLGLTHDLALPHAGYTARPLGGS, from the coding sequence ATGAGCAACATGAGCAGCGCCGACCCGCTGGGGCGGCCCCTGGAGGTCCGGTCGGCTCCCATCACGCGGCTGTTTTCCAATTTGCGGAACGTGCAACTGCTGATGCCGTTCATGCGCCCGGGGGGCGAAACCGTCACCGGCCTGGCCCAGAAGCACCACCTGACCCTGAACGCGGCGTACCGCAAGGTCAAGCAGTTCGAGGCGCTGGGCCTGGTCCGGGTGGTGGCCGAGGAGGCCCGCCCCGGACGGGCCGTGAAACAGTACGTGTGCGTGACGCGCTCGTTTTTTATTCCAGCCGGTCAGATGTCGCTGGCCGAGACGCTCTCCGAGAGTTTCGGACGCTACCAGGCGGCCATGAACACGGCTTTCGTGCGGCACGCCCAGCTCCCGCCCAACCCGGTCGGCGGCCTGCTGCTGGTGGTCGAGGAGGGCGAACTGTGGCTGCTGCCCGCCACCCCGGGCGGTGAACGCTGGCGGCCTGATGTGCCCGGCACAGCCGCCATCCACCACGCGAGCGGTTCCCTGATGCTCGATTACGCCGACGCGCGGCAACTGCAACGGGAGCTGGTGGACCTCTTTGACCGTTACCGGGACCGCCAGGGCACCCATTGCTACCTGATGCACCTCTTCCTGACGCCGCTGGGCCTGACCCACGACCTGGCGCTGCCGCACGCGGGCTACACCGCCCGGCCCCTCGGGGGTTCCTGA
- a CDS encoding DegV family protein — protein sequence MTTAIVTDSTSDLSPGLLAQYGIRSVPLYVLFDGKMHKDGIDITPADLFRGLKEGKKTPSTSQPSPAEFASVYREALESADQVLSIHISGQLSGTVGSARLAAQEFGDRVTVVDSRSVSMGLGMQVLRAAQRAQEGRSVPEIVAELERVAQQADIRFTVDTLDFLRINGRIGGAAALLGGLLNIKPILTVKNGRVESGGRVRGHKKAMQDIVDHVRKYVEAHGGTRAAFLSTVGGEDYLREVRGGLSGVPFEDMGDHQLGAVVATHAGPGTVGVTLEPVTA from the coding sequence ATGACTACCGCCATCGTCACGGACTCCACGAGCGACCTCAGCCCCGGGTTGCTCGCGCAATACGGGATTCGCAGCGTGCCGCTGTACGTGCTGTTCGACGGCAAGATGCACAAAGACGGCATCGACATCACGCCCGCCGACCTGTTCCGGGGCCTCAAGGAAGGCAAGAAGACGCCCTCGACCTCCCAGCCCAGCCCCGCCGAGTTCGCCTCCGTCTACCGCGAGGCCCTGGAGTCGGCGGATCAGGTGCTGAGTATCCATATCAGCGGGCAACTGTCGGGGACGGTGGGCAGTGCCCGGCTGGCGGCGCAGGAGTTCGGGGACCGGGTGACGGTGGTGGACAGCCGCTCGGTCAGCATGGGTCTGGGGATGCAGGTCCTGCGCGCGGCCCAGCGTGCCCAGGAGGGCCGCAGCGTGCCGGAGATCGTGGCCGAACTGGAGCGCGTGGCGCAGCAGGCGGATATTCGCTTCACGGTGGACACCCTGGATTTTCTGCGGATCAACGGGCGCATCGGGGGAGCGGCGGCGCTGCTGGGCGGCCTGCTGAACATCAAGCCGATCCTGACGGTGAAAAATGGGCGTGTCGAATCGGGCGGGCGTGTGCGCGGCCACAAGAAGGCGATGCAGGACATCGTGGACCACGTCCGCAAGTATGTGGAGGCCCACGGCGGGACGCGGGCGGCCTTCCTGTCCACCGTGGGCGGCGAGGACTATCTGCGGGAGGTGCGCGGGGGCCTGAGCGGCGTGCCCTTCGAGGACATGGGTGACCACCAGCTCGGCGCGGTGGTGGCGACCCACGCGGGGCCAGGGACCGTCGGCGTGACGCTGGAGCCCGTCACGGCCTGA
- a CDS encoding serine hydrolase yields MGTPPPALRNKGRYLLAALALAGGLWACRRPDAAPPRVSVQAAAPVRPETAVATAAPEPNAPGCLGNAPATLPAPPPPLPLSGRLGLWVAEVDPVTLRPLRAVASNPDEVFPLASTYKQAVLWAVLRQFDAGTLPPTERFGVTRENQSLGNYPYDGTTVKDLTIRMIRNSDNTATDILHRRVGLKAVQAVADDLGLCRTRLILPTKAWWAAQAGLSATFNGKQGWGAATGEEREHLAAAIDADAQKYRSDYLQRKLDGYFEREPDPQDDLRVHNLSTPYEFATLLAHEYLRPGLSPHALKWQHEVAALGFGRSALREETLHNVAAFYGKGGNGWRILTYTGYFQTKDGRHIVYAFMQHGADQTYTMPNTRRAFAWINAGIDAVLGEQRAVPEVKAAQP; encoded by the coding sequence ATGGGAACGCCCCCTCCTGCCCTGCGGAACAAGGGCCGGTATCTGCTCGCGGCCCTGGCCCTCGCCGGGGGGCTGTGGGCCTGCCGCCGCCCCGACGCTGCCCCTCCCCGCGTGTCGGTGCAGGCGGCCGCTCCGGTCCGGCCTGAAACGGCCGTTGCCACAGCGGCACCTGAACCGAATGCCCCCGGTTGCCTCGGGAATGCGCCCGCCACGCTGCCCGCCCCGCCGCCGCCCCTGCCCCTCAGCGGCCGCCTGGGCCTGTGGGTCGCGGAGGTCGATCCGGTCACCCTGCGGCCCCTGCGCGCGGTCGCCTCGAACCCCGACGAGGTGTTCCCGCTCGCCAGCACCTACAAGCAGGCGGTGCTGTGGGCGGTGCTGCGGCAGTTCGACGCGGGCACCTTGCCGCCCACCGAACGCTTTGGCGTGACCCGCGAGAACCAGAGCCTGGGCAACTATCCCTACGACGGCACGACCGTCAAGGACCTGACGATTCGCATGATCCGCAACAGCGACAACACGGCCACCGACATCCTGCACCGCCGGGTGGGGCTGAAGGCCGTGCAGGCGGTGGCGGACGACCTGGGCCTGTGCCGCACCCGCCTGATCCTCCCCACCAAAGCGTGGTGGGCCGCGCAGGCGGGCCTGTCCGCCACCTTCAACGGCAAGCAGGGCTGGGGAGCCGCGACCGGGGAGGAGCGCGAACACCTGGCCGCCGCCATCGACGCCGACGCGCAGAAGTACCGCTCCGACTACCTCCAGCGCAAACTGGACGGGTATTTCGAGAGGGAGCCTGACCCACAGGACGATCTGCGTGTCCACAACCTCAGCACCCCCTACGAGTTCGCCACGCTCCTGGCGCACGAATACCTGCGGCCCGGCCTGAGTCCCCACGCCCTGAAGTGGCAGCACGAGGTCGCCGCGCTGGGTTTTGGCCGCTCGGCACTGCGGGAGGAAACCCTCCACAACGTCGCCGCGTTCTACGGGAAGGGCGGGAACGGCTGGCGCATCCTCACGTATACCGGCTACTTCCAGACCAAAGACGGCCGCCACATCGTCTACGCCTTCATGCAGCACGGGGCCGACCAGACGTACACCATGCCGAACACCCGCCGGGCCTTCGCCTGGATCAACGCCGGGATAGACGCGGTGCTGGGGGAGCAGCGGGCGGTGCCGGAGGTGAAGGCCGCCCAGCCGTGA
- a CDS encoding metallophosphoesterase family protein — translation MAAMRVAILSDVHGNRFALEAVLADLQNAAPDVICNLGDTVWGGADPAGAWALQLHAAPPTVRGNTDEFLTAAPAELQPRTRTYRAFVERELGGVPPELAALPLTATVAGGEVLLAHGSTNSPWDALFLTGEGEGVRPALPGEMLERVAAWPGVRVVVVGHTHRENIASHRGVTFVNAGSVSRQGHGDPVARWVLLERRAGWWNVTFRRTPYDTEAAARWAEAHAPDGAQEARQLRTGLME, via the coding sequence ATGGCGGCCATGAGAGTGGCGATCCTGAGTGACGTTCACGGCAACCGTTTCGCGCTGGAGGCGGTGCTGGCTGACCTCCAGAACGCGGCGCCCGACGTGATCTGCAATCTGGGCGATACCGTCTGGGGCGGGGCCGACCCCGCCGGAGCCTGGGCGCTCCAGCTCCACGCGGCGCCGCCCACCGTGCGCGGCAACACGGACGAGTTCCTGACGGCGGCCCCGGCCGAACTGCAACCCCGGACCCGCACCTACCGCGCATTCGTGGAACGCGAGCTGGGCGGCGTGCCCCCGGAACTGGCCGCTCTCCCCCTGACGGCGACCGTTGCGGGGGGCGAGGTGCTGCTGGCCCACGGCAGCACGAACAGTCCCTGGGATGCCCTGTTCCTCACCGGAGAGGGGGAAGGCGTGCGGCCCGCCCTGCCCGGGGAAATGCTGGAGCGGGTGGCTGCCTGGCCCGGTGTCCGTGTGGTGGTCGTGGGGCACACGCACAGGGAGAACATCGCCTCGCACCGGGGCGTCACCTTCGTCAACGCCGGTTCGGTGTCGCGGCAGGGGCACGGGGACCCGGTGGCGCGCTGGGTGCTGCTGGAACGCCGCGCGGGCTGGTGGAACGTGACCTTCCGTCGCACGCCCTACGACACCGAGGCCGCCGCCCGCTGGGCCGAGGCCCACGCGCCGGACGGAGCCCAGGAGGCGCGGCAACTGCGGACCGGGCTGATGGAGTAA
- a CDS encoding ATP-binding protein — MSLTPAELQTYLSALVNGELKLSTMIWGPPGVGKSSVVAQVAQRHGLDFVDVRLSQLAPTDLRGLPVPEADGQGSGVSKWYPPEFLPRSGHGILFLDEVNMAPPTMQGMAQQLILDRRVGSYVLPEGWFVWAAGNRKEDRASVFDMPAPLANRFLHLTVRPDFDSWRAYALGRGLHEHVIAFLTFRPELLHHLDPSQPAWPSPRAWEMASQLHRAGLDVAPAIGDAAGAEFSAFVRLYEQLPDLGLVLRGQGVGLRLPDEPSVRYAAVVGLAARAADADEAFHAFEWLADAAGPEWLQLYIATLVSKFQALGQLGELAGLLGRDERLAGLVQGTLALAEGA, encoded by the coding sequence GTGAGCCTCACCCCCGCCGAACTGCAAACCTACCTCTCCGCCCTGGTCAACGGGGAACTCAAGCTGTCCACGATGATCTGGGGACCGCCCGGCGTGGGCAAAAGCAGCGTGGTGGCGCAGGTGGCGCAGCGGCACGGCCTGGACTTTGTGGACGTGCGCCTCTCGCAGCTCGCGCCGACCGACCTGCGCGGCCTGCCGGTGCCCGAGGCGGACGGCCAGGGCAGCGGCGTGAGCAAGTGGTATCCACCGGAGTTTCTCCCCCGTTCCGGCCACGGCATCCTCTTTCTGGACGAGGTGAACATGGCCCCGCCCACGATGCAGGGCATGGCGCAGCAGCTCATCCTCGACCGGCGGGTGGGCAGCTACGTACTGCCCGAAGGCTGGTTCGTGTGGGCCGCCGGAAACCGCAAGGAGGACCGCGCCAGCGTGTTCGACATGCCCGCGCCGCTCGCCAACCGCTTCCTGCACCTGACCGTGCGGCCCGACTTCGACAGTTGGCGGGCGTATGCGTTGGGGCGCGGCCTGCACGAACACGTGATCGCCTTCCTGACCTTCCGCCCCGAGTTGCTGCACCACCTCGATCCCTCGCAACCCGCCTGGCCGAGTCCGCGCGCCTGGGAAATGGCCTCGCAACTGCACCGCGCCGGGCTGGACGTGGCCCCGGCCATTGGTGATGCGGCGGGCGCCGAGTTCAGCGCCTTCGTGCGCCTGTACGAGCAACTCCCCGACCTGGGCCTGGTGCTGCGCGGTCAGGGCGTGGGCCTGAGATTGCCCGACGAACCCAGCGTGCGGTACGCAGCGGTCGTGGGCCTCGCCGCCCGCGCCGCCGATGCCGACGAGGCCTTCCACGCCTTCGAGTGGCTCGCGGACGCCGCCGGGCCGGAATGGCTGCAACTGTATATCGCCACCCTGGTCAGCAAATTCCAGGCCCTCGGCCAACTGGGGGAACTCGCCGGGCTGCTGGGAAGGGACGAGCGGCTGGCGGGGCTGGTGCAGGGGACGCTGGCGCTGGCGGAGGGGGCGTGA
- the nudC gene encoding NAD(+) diphosphatase has product MAPVVMVLITRGEGAERELLLARSPHFAPGVYSALAGFVEPSETLEDACRREVREEVGVEIGGPRYFASQPWPFPHSLMIAFTADYVSGDIVPQPGEIEDARWYRVTELPGLPAPFSLSRQLIDAVAGGK; this is encoded by the coding sequence GTGGCCCCGGTCGTCATGGTCCTCATCACGCGCGGCGAGGGCGCGGAGCGCGAGCTGCTGCTGGCCCGCAGTCCCCACTTCGCGCCGGGCGTGTACTCGGCGCTGGCGGGCTTCGTGGAGCCGTCCGAGACACTGGAGGACGCCTGCCGCCGCGAGGTGCGCGAGGAGGTCGGCGTGGAGATCGGAGGGCCGCGCTACTTCGCCAGCCAGCCCTGGCCCTTCCCGCACTCGCTGATGATCGCTTTTACGGCGGACTACGTGAGCGGCGACATCGTGCCCCAGCCGGGCGAGATCGAGGATGCGCGCTGGTACCGGGTCACGGAACTCCCCGGCCTGCCCGCGCCCTTCAGCCTGAGCCGCCAGTTGATCGACGCGGTGGCCGGAGGGAAGTGA
- a CDS encoding vWA domain-containing protein — MTPDFHHLISGSRLRLRGKSAFFATLLLHAEFVPSREVLAVGTDGERVYVNPEVAASLPPDVLDGLLLHEVLHAALSHVQRRGPREKKRWNRAADLIVNGMVAAAGLPTPPQSQRDEHLEKLSVEEVYTALEGQEEGEGDEAGEDLLDGPPSDAPPKGSKPGQNAARQWQQALAQARSVDAMSGGKGDDPLGAHRELARLSPARLDWRAQLWRFLARTPVDFGGFDRRFVGRGLYLEALDDESLTALIAVDTSGSVDDQAVRALVGEVQGVLGAYPHVKAILYYADTEAYGPYALRPGDTIPAPVGGGGTDFRPIFKLADSHEPDVLIYLTDGYGDFPEQAPGMPTLWVVPPGGLEDEGFPFGDVLRLEE; from the coding sequence ATGACCCCCGACTTCCACCACCTGATCTCCGGCTCGCGCCTGCGCCTGCGGGGCAAGTCGGCCTTTTTCGCCACCTTGCTGCTGCACGCGGAGTTCGTGCCCTCGCGCGAGGTGCTGGCGGTGGGCACGGACGGCGAGCGGGTGTACGTGAACCCCGAAGTGGCGGCGAGTCTGCCCCCCGATGTGCTGGACGGGCTGCTGCTGCATGAGGTGCTGCACGCGGCGCTCTCGCACGTTCAGCGGCGGGGGCCGCGCGAGAAGAAACGCTGGAACCGGGCGGCGGACCTGATCGTGAATGGGATGGTGGCTGCCGCCGGGTTGCCCACACCGCCGCAGAGCCAGCGCGACGAGCATCTGGAAAAACTCAGTGTGGAGGAGGTCTACACCGCGCTGGAGGGGCAGGAGGAAGGGGAAGGCGACGAGGCCGGGGAGGATTTGCTGGACGGTCCCCCCTCCGACGCACCGCCGAAGGGGAGCAAGCCCGGCCAGAATGCCGCGCGGCAGTGGCAGCAGGCCCTCGCCCAGGCGCGCAGCGTGGACGCGATGAGCGGCGGCAAGGGTGACGATCCGCTGGGCGCGCACCGCGAACTGGCCCGCCTCTCCCCCGCCCGGCTGGACTGGCGCGCGCAACTGTGGCGCTTCCTGGCGCGGACGCCGGTGGACTTCGGGGGCTTCGACCGCCGTTTCGTGGGGCGCGGCCTCTATCTGGAGGCGCTCGACGACGAGTCACTGACCGCGTTGATCGCGGTGGACACGTCCGGCAGCGTGGACGACCAGGCGGTGCGCGCGCTGGTCGGGGAGGTCCAGGGCGTGCTGGGGGCGTACCCCCATGTGAAGGCCATCCTCTATTACGCGGACACCGAGGCTTACGGCCCCTACGCCCTACGCCCCGGTGACACGATTCCCGCACCCGTCGGCGGCGGCGGAACCGACTTCCGCCCCATCTTCAAACTGGCGGACTCGCACGAGCCCGACGTGCTGATCTACCTGACGGACGGCTACGGCGACTTCCCGGAGCAGGCCCCCGGAATGCCGACGCTGTGGGTGGTCCCTCCCGGCGGCCTGGAGGACGAGGGCTTTCCCTTCGGGGACGTGCTGCGGTTGGAAGAGTAG
- a CDS encoding NUDIX hydrolase, translated as MTDIRLPLGGLKFSVRVAILCVRDDRLLANTAQGLGFWFLPGGALATDEDITTCAAREWEEETGTSAGPLRLVGVLENFFGPPHKRQHELGFYFRMDAPPELPDEPFMVLDNAETLCEWVPLTELAARPVYPLALSEFLTAGPGEVRHLVERS; from the coding sequence ATGACCGATATTCGCCTTCCCCTCGGTGGCCTCAAGTTCAGCGTGCGCGTCGCCATCCTCTGTGTCCGGGATGACCGCCTGCTGGCGAACACGGCCCAGGGGCTGGGCTTCTGGTTCCTGCCGGGCGGCGCCCTCGCCACCGACGAGGACATTACCACCTGCGCCGCCCGCGAGTGGGAGGAGGAAACGGGCACGTCAGCAGGACCGCTGCGGCTGGTGGGTGTGCTGGAGAACTTCTTCGGCCCACCCCACAAGCGGCAACATGAACTCGGCTTCTACTTCCGTATGGACGCGCCGCCGGAACTCCCCGACGAGCCGTTCATGGTGCTGGACAACGCAGAGACGCTCTGCGAGTGGGTCCCCCTGACGGAGCTGGCGGCGCGTCCCGTGTACCCCCTGGCCCTGAGCGAGTTCCTGACCGCCGGGCCGGGCGAGGTGCGGCACCTCGTCGAGCGGAGTTGA
- a CDS encoding heterodisulfide reductase-related iron-sulfur binding cluster codes for MLPLTHKILFFVFALVVGIFGAWGFYRLFLRIRRGTPASEVRWNELGSRLWYAVKTSLTQERTFRRRPVISVLHAFIFYGFVYYIAVNLVDGLEGYFNFRILSTNPLGALYNILADLLSFLVLVGVIGLVIRRLFTPSKRDFRFTEKTLLHPLVMDRYILRDSLIVSAFITFHVGSRILGQGAKMVQEAREFGHYDAFQPVSSAIGGTLFGGLSDQALEGWRIFGFWGALGSVLAFFLYFPYTKHIHIFMTPINYALKRPVGTGVLPPMKGLEEAMEAEEPKLGVEKLEDLEWPRLLDAYACIQCNRCQDVCPANATGKALSPAALEINKRMELNVIAAHPSPFTLRPAPFETGGNTSQPLLEYAINEESVWACTTCGACMHVCPVQDEQMLDIIDIRRHQVMVAGEFPPQLQTAFRGMERASNPWGISRDKRMEWAEGLKVPTIDENPEPDVLYWVGCAASYDPGAQKVARSFVQLLDKAGVSYAVLGKKEACTGDSARRAGNEFLYQTLAAENVETLNSVRPKLIVATCPHCMNMIGNEYRQIGGHYRTIHHTEYLETLVAAGKLPLAQLQDDVTYHDPCYLGRHNGVYGAPRALITQMAGEVLELERSRENSFCCGAGGAQFWKEEEEGRERVSDNRFREIQARLDTAAEQVAEYERSGKVLAVGCPFCKSMMNSTPEKAKRDDIVVKDVAELMLESVQRATGEWVAPTALPEPNALEESDQPVVPNAAVPMDRTGATPAAGSPVTGVTNADVINAQPGSPVNNPDTDPEPQAAYPEDFNGTPPRKTWEAEAEAASATVPAEAAPARKAWKPKASADDVSAAPVSEAATTEAPAPTRKAWKPKGSTDEVQAAPVAEAVSEPGAVEPATARKAWKPKASADDVSAAPATETGGETIVAETAPARKAWKPKAQAAESGTSSQEQATAQAPVQPEPEPTAPASGRKKWAPKAATPSAEAAPPPGVPVGEATPAETTPAPAPTSGERPRWQPRAKAEAAPTAEPAAAAPLTEQAPVAEAGQPAAPEPGEGGRKKWVPRKKD; via the coding sequence TTGCTGCCGCTGACCCACAAAATCCTGTTCTTCGTGTTTGCCCTGGTTGTCGGAATCTTTGGCGCCTGGGGCTTTTACCGCCTGTTCCTGCGGATTCGCCGGGGGACGCCCGCCAGCGAGGTCCGCTGGAACGAATTGGGGTCGCGCCTCTGGTACGCGGTCAAGACCTCGCTGACGCAGGAGCGCACCTTCCGCCGCCGCCCGGTCATCAGCGTGCTGCACGCCTTCATCTTCTACGGGTTCGTGTACTACATCGCGGTGAATCTGGTGGACGGGCTGGAAGGCTATTTCAACTTCCGTATCCTGTCCACCAACCCGCTCGGCGCCCTCTACAACATCCTGGCCGACCTCCTCAGCTTCCTGGTGCTGGTCGGCGTGATCGGCCTGGTGATTCGCCGCCTGTTCACGCCCAGCAAGCGCGACTTCCGCTTCACCGAAAAGACGCTGCTGCACCCGCTCGTTATGGACCGCTACATCCTGCGCGACAGCTTGATCGTCAGCGCCTTTATCACCTTCCACGTCGGCAGCCGCATTCTCGGTCAGGGCGCCAAGATGGTGCAGGAGGCGCGCGAGTTCGGGCATTACGACGCCTTCCAGCCGGTGTCGAGTGCGATTGGCGGCACGCTGTTCGGCGGCCTGAGTGACCAGGCGCTCGAAGGCTGGCGCATCTTCGGGTTCTGGGGCGCGCTGGGCAGCGTTCTGGCCTTCTTCCTGTATTTCCCGTACACCAAGCACATCCACATCTTTATGACGCCGATCAACTACGCGCTGAAGCGTCCGGTCGGCACCGGCGTTCTCCCCCCGATGAAGGGGCTGGAGGAGGCGATGGAGGCCGAGGAACCCAAGCTGGGTGTGGAGAAGCTGGAAGACCTGGAATGGCCCCGTCTGCTCGACGCCTACGCCTGCATCCAGTGCAACCGCTGCCAGGACGTGTGCCCGGCGAACGCCACCGGCAAGGCCCTCTCGCCCGCCGCGCTGGAAATCAACAAGCGGATGGAATTGAACGTGATCGCGGCGCATCCCAGCCCCTTCACGCTGCGGCCCGCGCCTTTCGAGACGGGCGGAAACACCTCTCAGCCCCTCCTCGAATACGCCATCAACGAGGAATCGGTCTGGGCCTGCACCACCTGCGGGGCGTGTATGCACGTCTGCCCCGTGCAGGACGAGCAGATGCTCGACATCATTGACATCCGCCGCCATCAGGTGATGGTCGCGGGCGAGTTCCCGCCGCAGCTTCAGACCGCCTTTCGCGGCATGGAGCGGGCCAGCAACCCCTGGGGCATCAGCCGTGACAAGCGTATGGAATGGGCCGAGGGGCTGAAGGTTCCGACGATTGACGAGAACCCCGAACCCGACGTGCTGTACTGGGTCGGTTGCGCGGCCAGTTACGACCCCGGCGCGCAGAAGGTGGCGCGGTCCTTTGTGCAACTGCTCGACAAGGCCGGGGTCAGTTACGCCGTCCTCGGCAAGAAGGAAGCCTGCACCGGCGACAGCGCCCGCCGCGCCGGGAACGAGTTCCTTTACCAGACGCTCGCGGCGGAGAACGTCGAGACGCTCAACAGCGTGCGGCCCAAGCTGATCGTCGCCACCTGCCCGCACTGCATGAACATGATCGGCAACGAATACCGGCAGATTGGCGGGCATTACCGGACGATCCACCACACCGAGTACCTCGAAACGTTGGTCGCGGCGGGCAAGCTTCCCCTGGCGCAACTTCAGGACGACGTGACCTACCACGATCCCTGCTACCTGGGCCGCCACAACGGCGTGTATGGCGCGCCGCGTGCGCTGATTACGCAGATGGCGGGCGAGGTGCTGGAACTGGAACGCAGCCGCGAGAACTCCTTCTGCTGCGGCGCGGGCGGCGCCCAGTTCTGGAAGGAGGAGGAGGAAGGCCGCGAGCGCGTGAGCGACAACCGCTTCCGCGAGATTCAGGCCCGGCTGGATACGGCCGCCGAGCAGGTGGCCGAGTACGAGCGCAGCGGCAAGGTGCTGGCGGTCGGTTGCCCCTTCTGCAAGTCCATGATGAACTCCACGCCCGAAAAGGCGAAGCGCGACGACATCGTGGTGAAGGACGTGGCCGAGCTGATGCTGGAAAGCGTGCAGCGCGCGACCGGCGAGTGGGTGGCGCCGACCGCGCTGCCGGAACCGAACGCACTGGAGGAATCCGACCAGCCCGTCGTCCCCAACGCCGCCGTACCGATGGACCGCACCGGGGCCACACCCGCCGCCGGTTCGCCCGTGACGGGCGTGACCAATGCCGACGTGATCAACGCGCAGCCCGGCAGCCCGGTGAATAATCCCGACACCGACCCCGAACCGCAGGCGGCGTACCCGGAAGACTTCAACGGGACGCCCCCGCGCAAGACGTGGGAGGCGGAAGCCGAGGCAGCCAGTGCGACTGTCCCCGCCGAAGCTGCCCCGGCCCGCAAAGCCTGGAAACCGAAGGCGAGCGCCGATGACGTGAGCGCCGCGCCTGTGAGTGAGGCCGCGACCACAGAAGCTCCCGCACCCACCCGCAAAGCCTGGAAGCCGAAAGGCAGCACGGACGAGGTGCAGGCTGCGCCGGTGGCGGAAGCGGTCAGCGAGCCGGGAGCCGTCGAGCCTGCGACCGCACGCAAGGCCTGGAAACCGAAGGCCAGTGCGGACGATGTGAGCGCGGCACCCGCGACGGAGACGGGGGGTGAGACGATTGTTGCCGAAACTGCACCTGCCCGCAAAGCCTGGAAACCGAAAGCCCAGGCTGCGGAGAGCGGGACCTCCTCTCAGGAACAGGCGACTGCGCAGGCGCCCGTCCAGCCGGAACCGGAGCCGACTGCACCGGCGAGCGGGCGGAAGAAGTGGGCACCGAAAGCAGCCACTCCGTCCGCCGAGGCTGCTCCTCCTCCCGGCGTGCCCGTTGGGGAGGCGACCCCGGCGGAAACCACTCCCGCCCCCGCGCCCACTTCCGGCGAGCGGCCCAGGTGGCAACCCAGGGCGAAGGCTGAAGCGGCCCCCACCGCCGAACCTGCCGCGGCGGCACCTCTCACCGAGCAGGCGCCCGTGGCCGAGGCGGGCCAGCCCGCGGCCCCCGAGCCGGGCGAGGGTGGCCGCAAGAAGTGGGTGCCCAGGAAGAAAGACTGA